Proteins found in one Allorhizobium pseudoryzae genomic segment:
- a CDS encoding HPr family phosphocarrier protein — protein sequence MSNLSRELLIINKRGLHARASAKFVQTVEGFDAQIQVSKDGMTVGGTSIMGLMMLAASPGCTIEVTASGAQAEAALDALTYLVADRFGEEM from the coding sequence ATGAGCAATCTCTCCCGCGAACTCCTGATCATCAACAAGCGCGGCTTGCACGCCCGTGCATCCGCCAAGTTCGTGCAGACGGTGGAGGGGTTCGACGCCCAGATCCAGGTGTCGAAGGACGGCATGACCGTAGGCGGCACCTCGATCATGGGCCTGATGATGCTGGCGGCAAGCCCGGGCTGCACGATCGAAGTCACGGCCAGCGGCGCCCAGGCGGAGGCCGCGCTGGATGCTCTCACCTATCTCGTCGCCGATCGATTTGGCGAAGAGATGTAA
- a CDS encoding PTS sugar transporter subunit IIA, translated as MIGLVLVTHGKLADEFRHALEHVVGPQKNIETVCIGPEDDMDQRRQDILDAVNRVDDGHGVVILTDMFGGTPSNLSISAMSTGKIEVIAGVNLPMLIKLAGVRVDNDMQKALAEAADAGRKYINVASRVLSGK; from the coding sequence ATGATCGGACTTGTGCTTGTCACGCATGGCAAGCTGGCTGATGAGTTCCGACATGCGCTGGAGCATGTGGTAGGGCCGCAAAAGAATATTGAAACCGTCTGTATCGGCCCCGAAGACGACATGGATCAGCGACGTCAGGATATCCTCGACGCGGTGAACCGGGTGGATGACGGCCACGGCGTCGTGATCCTGACGGACATGTTCGGCGGAACGCCGTCCAATCTGTCCATCTCCGCCATGAGCACCGGCAAGATCGAAGTGATTGCCGGCGTCAATCTGCCGATGCTGATCAAGCTGGCAGGGGTTCGCGTGGACAACGACATGCAGAAGGCGCTCGCCGAGGCCGCCGATGCCGGGCGCAAATACATTAACGTCGCAAGCCGCGTCCTGAGCGGCAAATAA
- a CDS encoding HPr kinase/phosphorylase has product MTANNVHGTAIVMGTRGLIFLGPPGAGKSELAFACLAAARLQGVSAALIADDQVFISMENGETIATRPDSIAGLLELRGSGIVRLDSVERAVLHLAIRVIDPTRDERLPPEQERTDLGGFGDLPLIRLSARSIAPLATIGALHAEFKGEPPFS; this is encoded by the coding sequence ATGACGGCCAACAATGTTCACGGCACGGCGATCGTGATGGGCACGCGGGGCCTGATCTTTCTCGGTCCCCCCGGTGCCGGCAAATCGGAACTGGCCTTTGCCTGCCTTGCGGCGGCACGCTTGCAAGGGGTATCGGCTGCTCTCATCGCCGACGACCAGGTCTTCATCTCGATGGAGAACGGCGAGACGATCGCGACACGACCGGACTCGATTGCCGGGCTTCTGGAGCTGCGCGGCAGCGGCATCGTTCGACTCGACAGCGTCGAGCGTGCCGTCCTTCATCTGGCGATCCGGGTGATCGATCCGACTCGCGACGAGCGTCTGCCGCCCGAGCAGGAGCGGACCGATCTTGGCGGGTTTGGCGATCTGCCCCTGATCCGACTTTCGGCGCGCTCCATTGCACCCCTTGCCACGATTGGCGCGCTTCACGCAGAATTCAAAGGAGAACCGCCCTTTTCATGA